GATCTACACGTTTTTGAAAGACCAGATTTGTATAAAGAAAACCCAACTCCAGTCGGGAAAGAATTCTTCGAAAGCCAGCTAATTGATGTCAAACAGCATATTTTCGTGGCTACCATAGGCTTAGAGATAATCGGAGTAGTTGTGACGAAGGAAGAAGACATAACTGAAAATTCATTTGTGAATGCGAGAAAAATATTATTTGTAAATAGTTTGTGTGTTTCCGAAACGTACAGAAATAAGGGCGTTGGAAAGAGACTTATGCAATATGTTATTGATTTCGGGGGAAGTCTGAAGGTTGATAGTATTGAATTAGGGGTATCGGAGAATAATGCTTCTGCAATTTTATTTTATGAATCAATCGGAATGACAACGAAGAGTAGAAAAATGGAGCTTAGATTGAACTAACGGAGATCGGTTTCTTCCAGAAATAAATGCCAGTCTAGCACTTTGTTTGCACAGTCTAATACATTATTTTCAATAGACAAAAGGGGGTGAGGGAATGGCTAGACCAAGGCAACCAGTTGACTTGCTGCTCTACAAGGGAAAGAAAAACCTAACAAAAGCTGAAATAGAACAGCGTAAAGCCCAAGAAATAAAGGCGGCAAATGATAAAGTAAAGCCCCCTAACTACCTACCGAAAGACCTGAAAAAAGAATTTAAAAAGATTGCAAGCGAGCTACT
The nucleotide sequence above comes from Brevibacillus laterosporus LMG 15441. Encoded proteins:
- a CDS encoding GNAT family N-acetyltransferase; this encodes MDISIRNAHQDDYESLLLLFRQVHDLHVFERPDLYKENPTPVGKEFFESQLIDVKQHIFVATIGLEIIGVVVTKEEDITENSFVNARKILFVNSLCVSETYRNKGVGKRLMQYVIDFGGSLKVDSIELGVSENNASAILFYESIGMTTKSRKMELRLN